A section of the Mergibacter septicus genome encodes:
- a CDS encoding DNA-directed RNA polymerase subunit alpha, producing the protein MQGSVTEFLKPHLVDIEQISSTHAKVTLEPLERGFGHTLGNALRRILLSSMPGCAVTEVEIEGVLHEYSSKEGVQEDILEVLLNLKGLAVKVQNKDEVFLTLNKSGIGPVVAADITHDGSVEIVNPEHVICHLTDENASINMRIRVQRGRGYVPASARKHVQDEERPIGRLLVDACYSPVDRIAYNVEAARVEQRTDLDKLVIEMETNGTLDPEEAIRRAATILAEQLDAFVDLRDVRQPEVKEEKPEFDPVLLRPVDDLELTVRSANCLKAETIHYIGDLVQRTEVELLKTPNLGKKSLTEIKDVLAQRGLSLGMRLENWPPASIAED; encoded by the coding sequence ATGCAGGGTTCTGTTACAGAATTTTTAAAGCCACACTTAGTTGATATTGAGCAAATTAGCTCAACTCATGCTAAAGTGACCTTAGAACCGCTAGAGCGTGGTTTCGGCCATACATTAGGTAATGCACTTCGTCGCATTCTTTTGTCGTCTATGCCTGGTTGTGCGGTGACAGAGGTTGAGATTGAAGGTGTATTACACGAGTATAGTAGTAAAGAGGGTGTTCAAGAGGACATTCTTGAAGTATTGCTTAACTTAAAAGGTCTAGCAGTCAAGGTGCAGAATAAAGATGAAGTTTTCCTGACTCTAAATAAATCTGGAATTGGCCCTGTTGTTGCTGCCGACATTACCCATGATGGGAGTGTTGAAATTGTCAATCCTGAACATGTAATCTGCCATTTAACGGATGAAAACGCATCAATTAATATGCGAATCCGTGTACAACGGGGAAGAGGTTATGTACCTGCTTCTGCAAGAAAACATGTTCAAGATGAAGAACGTCCAATTGGTCGCTTATTAGTTGATGCTTGTTATAGCCCGGTTGATCGTATTGCTTACAATGTTGAGGCAGCACGGGTAGAACAGCGTACTGACTTAGATAAGTTAGTTATTGAAATGGAAACTAATGGTACGTTAGACCCAGAGGAAGCGATTCGTCGTGCAGCAACAATTTTAGCAGAACAACTTGATGCATTCGTTGATTTGCGTGATGTTCGTCAGCCGGAAGTTAAAGAAGAAAAACCAGAGTTTGATCCAGTTCTTCTTCGTCCGGTAGATGATTTGGAGTTGACAGTTCGTTCTGCTAACTGTTTGAAAGCAGAAACAATTCATTATATCGGTGATCTAGTCCAACGCACTGAAGTTGAGTTATTAAAAACGCCTAATCTTGGTAAGAAATCACTTACTGAAATTAAGGACGTATTAGCTCAGCGTGGATTATCACTAGGTATGCGCCTTGAAAATTGGCCACCGGCAAGTATTGCCGAAGACTAG
- the rplQ gene encoding 50S ribosomal protein L17, which translates to MRHRKSGRQLNRNSSHRQAMFRNMASSLVSHEIIKTTLPKAKELRRVVEPLITLAKVDSVANRRLAFARTRDNAVVAKLFNELGPRFAQRAGGYTRILKCGFRTGDNAPMAYIELVDRKVAEEAAAE; encoded by the coding sequence ATGCGCCATCGTAAGAGTGGTCGTCAACTAAATCGTAATAGCAGTCATCGTCAAGCGATGTTTCGTAATATGGCAAGTTCTTTAGTGAGTCATGAAATCATTAAAACAACTTTACCTAAAGCGAAAGAATTACGTCGTGTAGTTGAACCATTAATCACATTAGCGAAAGTAGACAGCGTTGCTAATCGTCGTTTAGCTTTTGCCCGTACACGCGACAACGCAGTTGTTGCTAAGTTATTTAATGAATTAGGTCCACGTTTTGCTCAACGTGCTGGTGGTTACACTCGCATTTTAAAATGTGGTTTCCGTACTGGCGATAACGCTCCAATGGCTTACATTGAGTTAGTTGATCGTAAAGTTGCTGAAGAAGCAGCGGCGGAATAA
- the rpsM gene encoding 30S ribosomal protein S13 gives MARIAGINIPDHKHAVIALTAIYGIGKTRAKSICADAGIAEDVKIRELSEEQIDKLRDEVGKFTVEGDLRREVTLNIKRLLDLGCYRGLRHRRGLPVRGQRTKTNARTRKGPRKPIKK, from the coding sequence GTGGCCCGTATTGCAGGCATTAACATTCCTGATCATAAACATGCTGTAATCGCATTAACTGCAATTTACGGTATCGGTAAAACCAGAGCAAAAAGCATTTGTGCTGATGCTGGTATTGCTGAAGACGTTAAGATCAGAGAATTGTCTGAAGAGCAGATTGATAAACTGCGTGACGAAGTTGGTAAATTTACTGTCGAAGGTGATTTGCGTCGTGAAGTAACCCTAAACATCAAACGTCTTTTAGACTTAGGTTGTTATCGTGGTTTACGTCATCGTCGCGGTTTGCCGGTACGTGGTCAACGTACTAAGACAAATGCGCGTACCCGTAAGGGTCCACGTAAGCCGATCAAAAAATAA
- a CDS encoding acrylyl-CoA reductase family protein yields MQGLILKRNEQGTSTSIEEIDLSTFSDAHFETGQLVKVKVHYSSLNYKDALAICHKGKIIKHYPLIPGIDFAGEVVEDPSGRFDKGQFVLLTGFGYGEKYCGGLAEFAFVKAEQLTLLPNNLTPKQAMIVGTAGFTAMLCVNALINAGVTPDKGEVVVTGATGGVGSTAIYLLHKLGYQVSAISGKTDSKLLTQLGVNKIYPRDTMCETSAPLQSQQFAGAIDTVGGDILANLLSKIAYGGCIAACGLANHYQLNTTVMPFILRNVRLQGIDSVYYPASQRGLVWEQLASALDQQYFDLIGQEISLHQVQDQAEKLLKGQISGRIAVKID; encoded by the coding sequence ATGCAAGGATTAATTTTAAAACGTAACGAACAAGGCACTTCAACCTCGATTGAAGAGATTGATCTTTCTACTTTTTCAGACGCTCATTTTGAAACTGGGCAATTAGTTAAAGTAAAAGTACATTATTCCAGCCTTAACTATAAAGATGCACTTGCTATCTGTCATAAAGGCAAAATTATTAAGCACTACCCTTTAATTCCCGGCATTGATTTTGCAGGCGAAGTAGTTGAAGATCCTAGTGGACGCTTTGATAAGGGGCAATTCGTCTTATTAACTGGCTTTGGTTATGGCGAAAAATATTGCGGTGGTTTAGCCGAATTTGCTTTCGTTAAAGCCGAACAGCTTACCCTACTACCTAATAATCTAACACCAAAACAGGCAATGATAGTGGGTACTGCTGGATTTACTGCTATGCTTTGTGTCAATGCTTTAATTAATGCTGGCGTAACACCAGATAAAGGAGAAGTGGTTGTAACAGGTGCTACTGGTGGTGTTGGCTCTACCGCTATCTATCTATTACACAAACTCGGTTATCAAGTTAGTGCCATCTCAGGCAAAACAGATTCAAAACTTTTAACCCAATTAGGGGTCAATAAAATCTATCCTCGAGATACAATGTGTGAAACCTCTGCACCACTGCAAAGCCAGCAATTCGCTGGTGCGATTGATACTGTTGGTGGTGATATTCTGGCTAACTTACTCAGCAAAATTGCGTATGGAGGCTGTATAGCCGCTTGCGGTTTAGCTAATCACTATCAATTAAACACCACTGTTATGCCATTTATTTTGCGTAACGTTCGTTTACAAGGCATTGATTCTGTCTATTATCCTGCAAGTCAACGAGGATTAGTTTGGGAACAATTAGCTTCGGCATTAGATCAACAATATTTTGATCTTATCGGGCAAGAAATTTCTCTACACCAAGTGCAAGATCAGGCTGAGAAATTATTAAAAGGACAAATTAGCGGAAGAATTGCTGTCAAAATTGACTAA
- the rpsD gene encoding 30S ribosomal protein S4: MARYLGPKLKLSRREGTDLFLKSGVRAIESKCKIDTAPGQHGARKARLSDYGSQLREKQKVRRMYGILERQFRNYYKEANRLKGNTGENLLVLLEGRLDNVVYRMGFAATRAEARQLVSHKAIVVNGRVVNIPSFQVSVDDVVAIREKSKKQARIKASLELAEQREKPTWLEVDAAKMEGVFKRIPERSDLSADINEHLIVELYSK, translated from the coding sequence ATGGCAAGATATTTGGGTCCTAAGCTCAAGCTGAGCCGTCGTGAAGGCACTGACTTATTCCTTAAGTCCGGTGTTCGAGCGATTGAATCAAAATGTAAAATTGATACAGCACCAGGTCAACACGGTGCACGTAAAGCACGTCTTTCTGACTACGGTAGTCAGTTACGTGAAAAACAAAAAGTTCGTCGTATGTACGGCATTTTAGAGCGTCAATTCCGTAATTACTATAAAGAAGCAAACCGCTTAAAAGGTAATACGGGGGAAAATCTATTAGTGTTGTTGGAAGGTCGTTTAGATAACGTTGTTTATCGTATGGGCTTTGCGGCAACTCGTGCTGAAGCTCGCCAATTAGTGAGCCATAAAGCAATTGTAGTAAACGGTCGGGTTGTTAATATCCCTTCTTTCCAAGTTTCAGTTGATGATGTTGTTGCTATTCGTGAAAAATCGAAAAAACAAGCACGTATTAAAGCATCATTGGAATTAGCAGAACAAAGAGAAAAACCAACTTGGTTAGAAGTCGATGCTGCTAAAATGGAAGGTGTGTTTAAACGCATTCCTGAACGTTCTGATTTGTCAGCAGACATTAACGAACATCTTATCGTTGAGCTTTACTCTAAATAA
- the rpmJ gene encoding 50S ribosomal protein L36 yields MKVRASVKKLCRNCKIVKRNGVVRVLCTEPKHKQRQG; encoded by the coding sequence ATGAAAGTTCGTGCTTCTGTAAAGAAATTATGCCGCAACTGTAAAATTGTTAAACGTAACGGTGTTGTTCGTGTTTTATGTACTGAACCTAAACACAAACAACGTCAAGGCTAA
- the rpsK gene encoding 30S ribosomal protein S11, protein MAKTPVRTRKRVKKQVVDGVAHIHASFNNTIVTITDRQGNALAWATAGGSGFRGSRKSTPFAAQVAAERCAELVKEFGLKNLEVMVKGPGPGRESTIRALNAAGFRITNITDVTPIPHNGCRPPKKRRV, encoded by the coding sequence ATGGCAAAAACACCAGTTCGTACACGTAAACGTGTAAAAAAACAAGTTGTAGACGGCGTGGCACATATTCATGCCTCTTTCAACAACACAATCGTTACCATTACAGATCGTCAAGGTAATGCTTTAGCTTGGGCAACAGCAGGTGGTTCAGGTTTCCGTGGTTCACGTAAATCTACTCCGTTTGCAGCTCAGGTAGCAGCAGAGCGTTGTGCTGAACTTGTAAAAGAGTTTGGTTTAAAAAATTTAGAAGTTATGGTTAAAGGACCAGGTCCTGGTCGTGAGTCTACAATTCGTGCGTTGAATGCTGCGGGTTTCCGTATCACCAACATCACTGATGTAACTCCGATTCCTCATAACGGTTGTCGTCCACCGAAAAAACGTCGTGTGTAA
- the secY gene encoding preprotein translocase subunit SecY produces the protein MAKQPGYQNRSTQSGTGELKRRLWFVLGALIVFRIGSFIPVPGIDAAVLAQLIEQQRGTIIDMFNMFSGGALSRASIFALGIMPYISASIIIQLLTSVYPPLAELKKEGEAGRRKISKYTRYSTLALATIQAIGISTGLPNMLPGLVPNLGFSFYFTAVISLVTGSMFLMWLGEQITERGVGNGISLIIFAGIVAGLPAAIGHTIEQTRQGQMHLLVLLLIAAVVFAVTYFVVFVERGQRRLVINYAKRQQGRYMLAAQSQYLPLKVNMAGVIPAIFASSIILFPATITQWFGEGQNLDWLSDLSMLLRPGAPLYLVLYAIAIIFFSFFYAAMQYNPRETADNLKKSGAFLPGIRPGEQTSRYIDKIMARLALIGGLYVTFVCLVPYIMTSAWNVQFYFGGTSLLIVVVVIMDFIAQVQSHLMSTQYESALKKANLKGFGQ, from the coding sequence ATGGCTAAGCAACCGGGATATCAAAATAGAAGTACTCAAAGCGGTACAGGTGAATTAAAACGCCGTTTATGGTTTGTTTTAGGTGCACTAATTGTTTTCCGTATAGGATCTTTTATCCCGGTTCCTGGTATTGATGCGGCTGTTTTAGCTCAATTGATAGAACAACAAAGAGGCACCATCATTGATATGTTTAATATGTTCTCTGGTGGTGCTTTAAGTCGTGCTTCAATATTTGCATTGGGTATTATGCCTTATATTTCGGCGTCAATTATTATCCAATTGCTAACATCAGTTTACCCACCTTTAGCAGAATTAAAAAAAGAAGGTGAGGCTGGACGTCGTAAGATTAGTAAATATACTCGTTATTCGACACTAGCACTTGCCACTATTCAGGCAATCGGTATTTCTACTGGTTTGCCTAATATGTTACCCGGATTAGTGCCAAATTTAGGCTTTAGTTTTTACTTCACTGCAGTTATTAGTTTAGTAACAGGAAGTATGTTCTTAATGTGGTTAGGTGAACAAATCACAGAAAGAGGTGTTGGTAACGGAATTTCTTTAATAATTTTTGCGGGGATTGTTGCTGGTCTTCCAGCTGCTATTGGGCATACTATTGAGCAAACCCGCCAAGGACAAATGCATTTGTTGGTATTATTGTTGATTGCCGCAGTTGTATTTGCTGTAACTTACTTTGTTGTATTTGTTGAACGAGGACAAAGACGTTTAGTAATTAATTATGCCAAACGTCAGCAAGGTCGCTATATGTTAGCGGCACAAAGCCAATATTTACCGCTAAAAGTAAATATGGCAGGTGTAATACCTGCAATTTTTGCATCGAGTATTATTCTATTTCCTGCAACAATTACTCAATGGTTTGGTGAAGGACAGAATTTAGATTGGTTATCGGATTTATCAATGTTGTTACGTCCGGGAGCACCTCTTTATTTAGTTCTTTATGCAATAGCTATTATTTTCTTTAGCTTTTTCTATGCAGCAATGCAGTACAATCCACGAGAAACTGCTGATAATCTGAAAAAATCAGGTGCATTTTTACCGGGAATTAGACCGGGTGAACAAACATCACGTTATATAGACAAAATTATGGCACGTTTAGCTTTAATTGGTGGTCTATATGTTACTTTTGTGTGTTTGGTTCCTTACATTATGACGTCAGCTTGGAATGTACAGTTTTATTTTGGTGGTACATCTCTCTTGATTGTTGTAGTGGTAATTATGGATTTCATCGCTCAGGTTCAAAGTCACTTAATGTCGACTCAATATGAATCTGCGTTGAAAAAAGCAAACCTGAAAGGGTTTGGGCAATAA